In one window of Eggerthella guodeyinii DNA:
- a CDS encoding slipin family protein, whose product MKNDKAGARERNRQGVVAETQVLETDRVASKTGALIFSLALFVIAFGLVLVLWQLACGTLDAVSVIVALAVAWLVTSTVHIAQQWEKIVVLRFGKLNRVSGPGLVFTLPIVEYCSLSVDMRTRSVPFGAKETLTADLIPLDIDAVLYWMVWDAEKACMEISNYSLAVQLAAQTALRDAIGRSSVAEITIRRNQLDKELTQVLDEKTSQWGISVLSVEIRDIVVPESLQEAMSLEAQAEQRKKARIILMEAEQTISEMAKEVGEAYDDNENALQIRRMHLLYESVRDTGGTVVVPSAFAEGFGDAFPDEIGKIIGT is encoded by the coding sequence ATGAAGAACGATAAGGCGGGCGCGCGAGAGCGGAATCGCCAGGGGGTGGTCGCCGAGACCCAAGTGCTCGAAACCGATCGGGTCGCCTCGAAGACGGGCGCGCTGATCTTCTCCCTGGCGCTGTTCGTGATCGCGTTCGGCCTGGTGCTGGTCTTGTGGCAGCTTGCCTGCGGAACGCTCGACGCGGTGAGCGTGATCGTTGCCCTTGCCGTCGCGTGGCTGGTCACGTCGACGGTGCACATCGCGCAGCAATGGGAGAAGATCGTCGTGCTGCGGTTCGGCAAGCTCAATCGCGTCTCGGGGCCGGGCCTCGTGTTCACGCTGCCCATCGTCGAGTACTGCTCGCTGAGCGTGGACATGCGCACGAGGTCGGTGCCGTTCGGCGCGAAGGAGACGCTGACCGCCGACCTGATCCCCCTCGACATCGACGCCGTGCTGTACTGGATGGTGTGGGATGCCGAGAAGGCGTGCATGGAGATCAGCAACTACAGTCTGGCCGTGCAGCTGGCGGCGCAAACCGCCCTGCGCGACGCGATCGGGCGGTCGAGCGTGGCCGAGATCACCATCCGCCGCAACCAGCTGGACAAGGAGCTCACCCAGGTGCTCGACGAGAAGACCTCGCAATGGGGCATCTCCGTGCTGTCGGTTGAGATCAGGGACATCGTGGTGCCCGAGTCGCTGCAAGAGGCGATGTCGCTGGAAGCGCAGGCCGAGCAGCGCAAGAAGGCCCGCATCATCCTCATGGAGGCCGAGCAGACCATTTCCGAGATGGCGAAGGAAGTGGGGGAGGCCTACGACGACAACGAGAACGCCCTGCAGATCAGGCGCATGCATCTGCTGTACGAGAGCGTGCGCGACACGGGCGGCACCGTGGTGGTGCCCAGCGCGTTCGCCGAGGGCTTCGGCGACGCTTTCCCTGATGAGATAGGTAAAATTATCGGCACGTAG
- a CDS encoding GyrI-like domain-containing protein yields MAGAFNFTKEYKDLYLPRTAPALVDVPPMNFIAVAGTGNPNEENGSYADALGLLYAFSYTIKMSKMGDWQPQGYFDYAVPPLEGLWWTSDEAFDGQRILDKDAFSWISLIRQPDFVTPEVCAWAADQVAVKKPELDLGRARFVRFAEGPCAQIMHKGPYDDEPATIACMEEFIASSGLVDDIGNPPSAAAMMDALDACGGVPAVRLHHEIYLGDPRRTKPENLKTVIRHPVKPASA; encoded by the coding sequence ATGGCTGGCGCGTTCAATTTCACGAAGGAATACAAAGACCTCTACCTGCCGCGGACGGCGCCCGCGCTCGTGGACGTGCCGCCCATGAACTTCATCGCGGTGGCCGGCACGGGCAACCCGAACGAGGAGAACGGCTCCTACGCCGACGCGCTGGGGCTGCTGTACGCGTTCTCGTACACCATCAAGATGTCGAAGATGGGCGACTGGCAGCCGCAAGGCTACTTCGACTACGCGGTGCCGCCCCTCGAGGGGCTGTGGTGGACGAGCGACGAAGCCTTCGACGGTCAGCGCATCCTCGACAAAGACGCGTTCTCCTGGATCTCGCTCATCCGCCAGCCCGACTTCGTCACGCCCGAGGTATGCGCGTGGGCGGCCGACCAGGTGGCCGTCAAGAAGCCCGAGCTCGACCTGGGGCGCGCTCGCTTCGTGCGGTTCGCCGAAGGGCCGTGCGCGCAGATCATGCACAAGGGGCCGTACGACGACGAGCCGGCCACCATCGCATGCATGGAGGAGTTCATCGCCTCGTCCGGCCTCGTCGACGACATCGGGAACCCGCCGAGCGCCGCGGCCATGATGGACGCGCTCGACGCGTGCGGCGGCGTGCCCGCGGTGCGCCTGCACCACGAGATCTACCTGGGCGACCCGCGCCGCACGAAGCCGGAGAACCTCAAGACGGTGATCCGCCATCCCGTGAAGCCCGCGTCCGCATGA
- a CDS encoding zinc ribbon domain-containing protein, with translation MAIKDTLIELREHHGLTQTEMAERLFVTRQAVSRWECGDTQPGIDVLKLIATTFNVPIEKLLDMPLQAVCQSCGMPLADASLLGTEADGSPSEHHCKWCYADGSYLGACTMEDMVDICVANMAGPEAPFTEDEARAYLEALLPTLERWKGAANN, from the coding sequence ATGGCGATCAAGGACACGCTCATCGAGCTCAGGGAGCACCACGGCCTCACGCAAACCGAGATGGCCGAGCGCCTGTTCGTCACGAGGCAAGCCGTGTCGCGCTGGGAGTGCGGCGACACGCAACCGGGCATCGACGTGCTCAAGCTGATCGCCACCACGTTCAACGTGCCCATCGAGAAGCTGCTCGACATGCCCCTGCAGGCCGTGTGCCAAAGCTGCGGCATGCCTCTCGCGGACGCGAGCCTGCTGGGCACGGAAGCGGACGGCTCCCCCAGCGAGCACCACTGCAAGTGGTGCTACGCGGACGGCTCCTACCTGGGCGCATGCACCATGGAGGACATGGTGGACATCTGCGTGGCGAACATGGCCGGACCCGAAGCGCCCTTCACCGAGGACGAGGCGCGCGCCTACCTGGAGGCGCTGCTGCCCACGCTCGAACGCTGGAAGGGCGCCGCGAACAACTGA
- the nrfD gene encoding NrfD/PsrC family molybdoenzyme membrane anchor subunit — MSENTQAAQAVKAPAAKFGGRGINICIVAAAVVALAGIALWVVQLSGGLAQTGMRNLDSWGLYITSFMFFVGLSAGGLIISSVPRAFGMKGFGGISKVAVWTSICCTVLAIGFVVIDLGQPLRLWELFAYSNLGSPLMWDIIVLGTYLILSIVYLWATIRFEGGKGSERSLRAISVIALVCAVLVHSVTAWIFGLQQAHEFWHTALLAPWFVSSALVCGVALVLVVIIGLRKAGYMELAQENVVKMVKLLGAFVVVDLYFFACDLLTSAFPGGSGAEVVALLTTGVLAPFFWIEVVGCAITAVIAFVPRLRTNPLIVVGALLAIVGIFCKRVQLLVGGFQLPNIDYPGPMTSYTVTDASGTLANAYQGMVYWPQPLEFGVVLGVIGLGALLLLLGFKYLPLKPTENSH, encoded by the coding sequence ATGTCTGAGAACACTCAGGCGGCGCAAGCCGTCAAGGCTCCTGCTGCCAAATTCGGGGGCAGGGGGATTAACATCTGCATAGTGGCTGCGGCGGTCGTTGCCCTTGCCGGGATTGCGCTGTGGGTTGTCCAGCTCTCCGGCGGCCTCGCGCAAACTGGCATGCGGAACCTCGATTCGTGGGGCCTCTACATTACGAGCTTCATGTTCTTCGTGGGCCTTTCCGCCGGCGGCCTCATCATCTCGAGCGTGCCGCGAGCCTTCGGCATGAAGGGGTTCGGCGGCATCTCGAAGGTGGCCGTGTGGACATCGATCTGCTGCACGGTGCTCGCCATCGGGTTCGTGGTCATCGACCTTGGGCAGCCCCTGCGCCTGTGGGAGTTGTTTGCCTACTCGAACCTGGGCTCGCCGCTCATGTGGGACATCATCGTGTTGGGCACATACCTGATCCTGTCGATCGTTTATCTGTGGGCGACCATCCGTTTCGAGGGCGGCAAGGGTTCTGAGCGATCCTTGCGGGCAATATCGGTCATCGCGCTCGTGTGTGCGGTGCTCGTACACTCGGTGACCGCGTGGATCTTCGGGCTACAGCAGGCTCACGAGTTCTGGCACACCGCGCTCTTGGCCCCGTGGTTCGTGTCCTCTGCGCTCGTGTGTGGCGTGGCGCTCGTGTTGGTCGTTATCATCGGCCTACGTAAGGCGGGCTACATGGAGCTCGCGCAGGAGAATGTCGTGAAGATGGTGAAGCTTCTGGGCGCGTTCGTGGTCGTCGATCTGTACTTCTTCGCGTGCGATCTGTTGACCTCCGCTTTCCCGGGCGGCTCGGGCGCCGAGGTCGTTGCCCTGCTCACGACAGGCGTGCTCGCACCGTTCTTCTGGATCGAGGTCGTCGGGTGTGCTATCACCGCGGTGATTGCGTTCGTGCCGAGGCTGCGCACCAACCCGCTGATCGTCGTGGGCGCGCTGCTGGCTATCGTGGGCATCTTCTGCAAGCGCGTGCAGCTGCTCGTGGGCGGCTTCCAGCTGCCGAACATCGACTACCCCGGCCCTATGACGTCGTACACGGTGACCGATGCTTCCGGCACGCTGGCGAATGCCTACCAGGGCATGGTGTACTGGCCGCAGCCGCTCGAGTTCGGAGTCGTACTCGGCGTGATCGGCCTGGGCGCGCTTCTGTTGCTGCTGGGCTTCAAGTACCTGCCGCTCAAGCCTACCGAGAACTCGCATTAA
- a CDS encoding DUF4405 domain-containing protein, with protein MDVRKNLAIDVVALVVYPIVANPALTGIGVHEWLGFGVLLAFFVHCVAHVGWAESVLCGFRGASWAARGNLALDVLTLAAFATVMVSGLCVSGAVLSTFGLYADGYYFWDPLHAIAAKALLALLLVHVAVHGKWLVGLMRKGGEDHGE; from the coding sequence GTGGACGTGCGCAAGAACCTGGCGATCGACGTCGTCGCGCTGGTCGTGTACCCGATCGTCGCCAATCCCGCCCTCACGGGCATCGGTGTCCACGAGTGGCTGGGCTTCGGCGTGCTGCTCGCGTTCTTCGTCCATTGCGTCGCTCATGTTGGCTGGGCGGAGTCGGTGCTATGCGGCTTCCGGGGCGCGTCCTGGGCCGCGCGGGGCAACCTCGCGCTCGACGTGCTGACCCTCGCGGCGTTCGCCACGGTTATGGTGTCGGGACTGTGCGTGTCGGGAGCGGTGCTATCGACGTTCGGTCTGTACGCCGACGGGTACTACTTCTGGGACCCGCTGCATGCGATAGCAGCGAAAGCGCTGTTGGCGCTGCTGCTCGTGCACGTGGCCGTGCATGGGAAGTGGCTGGTCGGTTTGATGAGAAAGGGAGGGGAAGACCATGGTGAATGA
- a CDS encoding GntR family transcriptional regulator has protein sequence MTWFEVDKESDLPIWLQLRNRMVYLITTGYFKPGEKLPTVRGLAADISINFNTVNKAYISLVDEGYIDSKPGRGAIVREIEEEKSEKFESVDTLIEDCVDACLAMGLSFDDVNKRIKKKMREMEKDRSSSRS, from the coding sequence GTGACTTGGTTCGAAGTAGACAAAGAGAGCGATCTTCCCATCTGGCTGCAGCTGCGCAACCGCATGGTGTACCTGATCACGACCGGATACTTCAAGCCGGGGGAGAAGCTGCCCACCGTACGCGGTTTGGCCGCGGACATCTCCATCAATTTCAACACGGTGAACAAGGCGTACATCAGCCTGGTCGACGAGGGCTACATCGACTCGAAGCCCGGCCGAGGCGCCATCGTGCGCGAGATCGAGGAGGAGAAGAGCGAGAAGTTCGAGTCGGTGGACACGCTCATCGAGGATTGCGTCGACGCCTGCCTTGCCATGGGGTTGTCGTTCGACGATGTGAACAAGCGCATCAAGAAGAAGATGCGCGAAATGGAGAAGGATCGAAGTTCGAGTCGGAGCTAA
- a CDS encoding 4Fe-4S dicluster domain-containing protein, which produces MTRYGLVIDMKRCIGCHGCAISCKVENNVPNDIAWNRVLTVGGENMDTPAGVFPNVRMSFLPLNCQHCENPACVKVCPVGATYRDEETGVVRQDYGKCIGCRMCMSACPYTGVRSFNWEEPKYSMEHAVGDADVPAHQKHVVEKCTMCWHRLARGLEPACVEVCPGLARHFGDFDDPDSEVSRLVREREHMQLLPEMGTNPSVYYLV; this is translated from the coding sequence ATGACAAGGTACGGATTAGTGATCGACATGAAACGCTGCATCGGTTGCCACGGATGCGCTATCTCATGCAAAGTGGAGAACAATGTGCCTAACGATATTGCTTGGAATCGTGTATTGACGGTTGGCGGGGAAAACATGGACACGCCTGCAGGTGTTTTTCCTAATGTGCGGATGTCGTTTCTCCCGTTAAATTGCCAACACTGTGAAAACCCGGCCTGCGTGAAGGTGTGCCCCGTGGGCGCCACCTACCGGGACGAGGAGACGGGCGTCGTGCGCCAGGACTACGGCAAGTGCATCGGCTGCCGCATGTGCATGTCGGCGTGCCCGTACACGGGCGTGCGCTCGTTCAACTGGGAGGAGCCGAAGTACTCGATGGAGCATGCTGTTGGAGACGCGGACGTCCCCGCTCATCAGAAGCATGTAGTCGAGAAGTGCACGATGTGTTGGCACCGGCTGGCTAGAGGGCTGGAGCCGGCATGCGTGGAAGTGTGCCCCGGGCTTGCTCGTCACTTCGGTGATTTTGATGATCCTGATTCCGAGGTTTCGCGGCTTGTTCGGGAACGCGAGCATATGCAGCTGCTTCCCGAGATGGGTACGAATCCTTCCGTCTACTACCTCGTCTGA
- a CDS encoding molybdopterin-dependent oxidoreductase, whose translation MSGTSSPQGGLTRRSFLKTTGAVAGTAAVGSALAPSLDAIAAEEQSGGNQEIVVQNACRVGCVTGCRLDVYVRDGKVVKTRPADLPDPEYKRACLRGLSHAQMIYSEERVKYPMRRVGGRGNDEWERISWDEAVEEIGDKLLETREKHGAKANYFMSNGGNVSILSGSFGSMRFRNAFEMQSISNGVDLGCMPGISRVYGSNGTWGKIAEPSDIQNADTFFVWGMNLTVTTWDRWRYIANAMDNGAKLVVIDPNFTAIAAKADKFVSVRPASDGALIMGMINAIIEEGHFDRDYVLKATVAPFLVRRDNGKFLRMSDLGVAPTEGPVNARTGKPTIIDPAAVYDEIEQGFVAVNEAVQPALTGNWDAEGVAVDTAFDMLAARAKEFTLERASELSDVSVEDIRELVDLYVNGGTVCNLLGFGSNGYDNGPSMGHAFATLVALTGQIGKSGTNACYHQDPSQGTLVDTMYMFPDGKNLTAPSIPLLDVPELIEKGELHRYGGDFVPPKTLWITQMNAYNNFLNPQTWRDKILPNVEMIVVVDRIMSDTARYLADYVLPAAHFFEQTDVRHVATATPYMMYLDKAAEPLHESLPDKEIYRKFAKKLGFPQYFDMSDDELLKEALTVQGGGVDFDQLKKEKVVRVLDRDYQPYDVDKGRLATASKRFEFYCENPVSQQGLPLPEDLFEENCLPTFTEPREAWPTAEGADKYPFPLISERSRALLHSQYSDVEWLREVEPGPVVFMNPVDAESYSLTNGDYVKVYNDRGYGVVKLVVSDGQRPGSLTWPKGWQQKFYKEGNLHNLTPLEYNPVAVNHSYTDCHVNVEKWEG comes from the coding sequence ATGTCGGGAACAAGCAGTCCGCAAGGCGGGCTCACTCGGAGGAGCTTTCTCAAGACGACAGGAGCAGTGGCCGGGACGGCGGCGGTCGGTTCTGCGCTTGCTCCGTCGCTGGATGCAATTGCAGCCGAAGAACAAAGCGGTGGGAACCAAGAGATTGTCGTTCAGAACGCATGTCGCGTTGGTTGCGTGACGGGCTGCAGGCTTGATGTTTATGTGAGGGATGGAAAGGTCGTGAAAACGCGACCAGCCGATCTTCCTGATCCGGAGTACAAGCGGGCGTGTTTGCGAGGCCTTTCGCATGCGCAGATGATCTATTCCGAAGAACGGGTCAAGTATCCGATGCGACGAGTCGGCGGACGCGGTAATGACGAGTGGGAGCGAATCTCCTGGGATGAGGCTGTTGAGGAGATCGGCGACAAGCTCCTCGAAACCAGGGAAAAGCACGGTGCCAAAGCGAACTACTTTATGTCGAATGGCGGCAACGTGTCGATTCTGAGCGGGTCGTTCGGCTCGATGCGATTCCGCAATGCGTTCGAGATGCAATCGATCAGCAACGGCGTCGATCTGGGCTGTATGCCAGGAATTTCACGCGTGTATGGCAGTAACGGCACATGGGGCAAGATTGCAGAGCCTTCCGATATCCAAAATGCTGATACGTTTTTCGTATGGGGCATGAATCTGACTGTTACGACTTGGGATCGTTGGAGATATATAGCGAACGCTATGGACAACGGTGCGAAGCTCGTCGTGATCGATCCGAATTTCACGGCCATAGCGGCTAAAGCTGATAAGTTCGTATCCGTTCGTCCCGCTTCTGACGGAGCTTTGATTATGGGCATGATCAATGCGATCATAGAAGAGGGACACTTCGATCGTGACTACGTGCTTAAAGCGACAGTAGCTCCCTTCCTCGTGCGACGCGACAATGGCAAATTCTTGCGAATGAGCGATCTTGGCGTCGCTCCGACGGAGGGTCCTGTCAACGCGAGGACCGGCAAGCCCACGATCATCGATCCAGCTGCGGTGTACGATGAGATCGAGCAGGGGTTCGTTGCGGTCAATGAAGCGGTGCAGCCTGCTCTGACGGGCAATTGGGATGCCGAGGGTGTTGCTGTTGATACGGCGTTCGATATGCTTGCTGCTCGTGCGAAAGAATTCACTTTGGAGCGAGCATCCGAACTGTCCGATGTGTCTGTGGAGGATATTCGCGAACTGGTAGATCTGTATGTGAACGGTGGAACCGTATGCAATCTTCTTGGATTTGGATCGAACGGATACGATAACGGCCCCTCTATGGGGCACGCCTTTGCGACGTTAGTCGCGCTAACCGGTCAGATCGGCAAATCGGGCACAAACGCTTGTTATCATCAAGATCCATCTCAGGGTACGCTCGTGGACACGATGTACATGTTCCCTGATGGCAAGAACTTGACGGCACCCTCTATCCCGCTGCTCGATGTGCCGGAGCTTATCGAAAAAGGCGAGCTTCATCGCTATGGCGGCGATTTCGTTCCCCCGAAGACTCTCTGGATTACGCAAATGAACGCTTATAACAACTTTTTGAATCCTCAGACATGGAGGGATAAAATTCTTCCAAATGTGGAAATGATCGTTGTGGTCGACCGGATTATGAGTGATACGGCGCGCTACCTGGCTGATTACGTGTTGCCGGCTGCGCATTTCTTTGAGCAGACCGATGTGCGTCATGTTGCGACGGCGACTCCGTACATGATGTACCTGGATAAAGCAGCGGAGCCCCTTCATGAGTCGCTGCCGGATAAAGAGATATATCGAAAGTTTGCAAAGAAGTTAGGCTTTCCGCAATACTTTGACATGTCGGACGATGAGCTGTTGAAGGAAGCCTTGACCGTGCAAGGCGGCGGCGTCGATTTCGACCAGCTCAAGAAGGAGAAAGTCGTTCGCGTCCTAGATCGAGATTACCAGCCGTACGATGTGGATAAGGGGCGCCTAGCAACAGCGAGCAAGCGATTCGAATTCTACTGCGAGAATCCGGTTAGCCAGCAGGGGCTGCCTCTTCCTGAAGACTTGTTTGAAGAGAACTGCCTTCCGACGTTCACGGAGCCCCGAGAGGCTTGGCCTACGGCTGAAGGTGCCGACAAATACCCCTTCCCCCTCATCTCAGAACGAAGTCGAGCGCTTCTGCACTCGCAATATTCCGATGTTGAATGGCTTCGCGAAGTAGAGCCCGGACCGGTCGTGTTCATGAATCCGGTTGATGCCGAGTCCTATTCGCTGACGAATGGCGACTATGTGAAGGTGTACAACGATCGAGGCTATGGAGTTGTCAAACTCGTCGTGTCGGACGGGCAGCGCCCTGGCTCTCTCACATGGCCGAAAGGCTGGCAGCAGAAATTCTATAAGGAAGGGAATCTCCATAATCTGACGCCCTTGGAATACAACCCCGTTGCCGTGAATCATTCGTATACCGATTGTCATGTCAACGTTGAGAAATGGGAGGGCTAG
- a CDS encoding CDP-alcohol phosphatidyltransferase family protein, translated as MSSARSRTYALVLVNAITAMRLVGSLALLALAPLSAPYFVAYAAFGASDALDGWIARRAGATSAFGASFDSVADTVFALALVVSLLPAAELPLFVWLWIAAIALVKLAALAVGYARFRAYAALHTYANKLAGLALFALPVLFALAGSVPAAVVVCALATFAALEELVLTVKAPALDPNVKGVLGFRRKR; from the coding sequence ATGTCCTCCGCCCGCTCCCGCACATACGCGCTCGTGCTTGTGAACGCCATCACGGCGATGCGCCTCGTCGGCTCGTTGGCGCTGCTCGCGCTCGCGCCGCTGTCGGCGCCGTACTTCGTCGCGTACGCGGCGTTCGGGGCGAGCGACGCGCTCGACGGGTGGATCGCGCGGCGTGCTGGCGCGACGAGCGCGTTCGGCGCCTCGTTCGACAGCGTGGCCGACACGGTGTTCGCGCTCGCGCTCGTCGTGTCGCTGTTGCCGGCGGCCGAGCTTCCCCTGTTCGTGTGGCTGTGGATCGCGGCCATCGCGCTCGTGAAGCTCGCGGCGCTCGCCGTCGGCTACGCGCGTTTCCGCGCGTACGCGGCGCTGCACACCTACGCGAACAAGCTGGCCGGTCTCGCGTTGTTCGCCCTCCCGGTGCTCTTCGCGCTCGCGGGCTCCGTGCCCGCCGCGGTCGTCGTGTGCGCCCTCGCCACGTTCGCCGCCCTCGAGGAACTGGTCCTCACCGTCAAGGCCCCTGCCCTCGACCCCAACGTCAAGGGCGTCCTCGGCTTCCGTCGGAAGCGCTAG
- a CDS encoding GyrI-like domain-containing protein: MNYEIVELPARTVVGPTIRTSNNSPEEISAIGQLWGRFMGEGMDRTIPETRVEPYGCFGLYYDYDMGDMSYTMLVGCETPAAAPEGMEAQTIAAGRYAKIAIRGGDCVASVGKAWEEIWADEELCAQRAFTVDFEAYLPGDDMACADIDVYVALR, from the coding sequence ATGAACTACGAAATCGTCGAGCTTCCCGCGCGCACCGTCGTCGGCCCCACCATCCGCACGTCCAACAACTCCCCCGAGGAGATCAGCGCCATCGGCCAGCTCTGGGGGCGCTTCATGGGCGAGGGCATGGACCGCACCATCCCCGAGACGCGCGTCGAGCCCTACGGTTGCTTCGGGCTGTACTACGACTACGACATGGGCGACATGAGCTACACGATGCTCGTGGGCTGCGAGACGCCCGCCGCCGCGCCCGAGGGCATGGAAGCCCAGACCATCGCCGCCGGGCGCTATGCGAAGATCGCCATCCGCGGCGGCGACTGCGTGGCAAGCGTCGGCAAGGCCTGGGAGGAGATCTGGGCCGACGAGGAGCTGTGTGCCCAGCGCGCGTTCACCGTGGACTTCGAGGCCTACCTGCCCGGCGACGACATGGCCTGCGCCGACATCGACGTGTACGTGGCCCTGCGCTAG
- a CDS encoding SPL family radical SAM protein: MSDAAPSPCPVVRARSILQKVRTHGNEWFGIDYNMNLYRGCCHGCIYCDSRSECYRIDDFDQVSVKFDALAILRRELYRRRTRGIVGIGAMSDTYNPFEDELRLTRGALELLEEFGFGMSVDTKSALVARDADLLSAIGRQGGAVAKITVTTADDGLARIIEPHAPSPSERFAALAELAGAGVFCGVLFTPTLPWVTDDDDTIRGVVEGAAAAGARFVFHMTGVTMRDRQREHFLDRVAAVDPALPERYRAAYRDRYFCNSPRAAENRALFRTLCTRHGLLWRMPDIIAAYKPAQPLGAQTSLF; the protein is encoded by the coding sequence ATGAGCGACGCCGCGCCAAGCCCCTGCCCCGTCGTGCGCGCGCGGTCGATCCTCCAGAAGGTGCGCACGCACGGAAACGAATGGTTCGGCATCGACTACAACATGAACCTGTACCGGGGCTGCTGCCACGGGTGCATCTACTGCGACAGCCGAAGCGAGTGCTACCGCATCGACGACTTCGACCAGGTGAGCGTCAAGTTCGACGCGCTGGCCATCCTGCGACGCGAGCTGTACCGCCGCCGCACGCGCGGCATCGTGGGCATCGGTGCCATGTCCGACACGTACAACCCGTTCGAGGACGAGCTGCGCTTGACGCGCGGAGCGCTCGAGCTGCTGGAGGAGTTCGGCTTCGGCATGTCGGTGGACACGAAGAGCGCCCTCGTCGCGCGCGACGCGGACCTGCTGAGCGCCATCGGCCGGCAAGGCGGCGCCGTCGCGAAGATCACCGTCACCACGGCCGACGACGGGCTGGCGCGCATCATCGAGCCGCATGCGCCGTCGCCGAGCGAGCGCTTCGCGGCGCTGGCCGAGCTGGCGGGCGCCGGCGTGTTCTGCGGCGTGCTGTTCACGCCGACGCTGCCGTGGGTGACGGACGACGATGACACGATCCGCGGCGTCGTCGAGGGCGCGGCGGCGGCCGGCGCGCGGTTCGTCTTCCACATGACGGGCGTCACGATGCGCGACCGCCAGCGCGAGCACTTCCTCGACCGCGTGGCCGCCGTCGACCCCGCGCTGCCCGAGCGCTACCGCGCCGCCTATCGCGACCGCTATTTCTGCAACAGCCCCCGCGCAGCCGAGAATCGCGCCCTGTTCCGCACGCTGTGCACGCGGCACGGCCTGCTGTGGCGCATGCCCGACATCATCGCCGCGTACAAGCCCGCCCAACCCCTCGGCGCGCAAACGAGCCTGTTCTAG
- the nrfD gene encoding NrfD/PsrC family molybdoenzyme membrane anchor subunit produces MLGDLVVWYLFLGGAGAGLLLVVAILERLSPQAVAADRAGRFVPPGSYRRFFGPAYLTGIAAIALGMLCLLLDLGRGERVLAVLFQPTLSFISVGAFALLALIALAAVPAAVWAFGCASLPKALMLVDRPLIAVVAVAVMAYTGLLLSSMPSVPLWASPLLPVLFVVSSLSSGIALLTCAVVLTGSGEAFATTLERLRKIDAAVIVCEIVVLALFTALAFLGGETARASAERLVQGDLAAPFLGLVVALGLLVPLICEVVGRKDALRAAVAASAFVLVGGFFLRWCISEAGMAVDIAASVTRVLGIQ; encoded by the coding sequence ATGCTGGGAGATTTGGTGGTGTGGTACTTGTTCCTGGGCGGGGCGGGCGCCGGGCTCCTGCTCGTCGTCGCGATCCTCGAGCGTCTCTCCCCGCAGGCGGTCGCCGCCGATCGTGCCGGTCGCTTCGTGCCCCCAGGGTCGTACCGGCGGTTCTTCGGGCCGGCCTACCTGACGGGCATCGCCGCCATCGCCCTGGGCATGCTCTGCCTGCTGCTCGATCTCGGGCGCGGCGAGCGGGTGCTGGCCGTGCTCTTTCAGCCCACGCTCTCTTTCATCTCGGTGGGCGCGTTCGCGTTGCTCGCGCTGATCGCGCTCGCCGCGGTGCCGGCAGCCGTGTGGGCGTTCGGCTGCGCGTCTTTGCCGAAGGCGCTCATGCTGGTCGACCGCCCCCTGATCGCCGTCGTCGCGGTCGCGGTGATGGCGTACACGGGCCTGCTCCTCTCGAGCATGCCGTCGGTGCCGTTGTGGGCCTCGCCCCTGCTGCCTGTGCTGTTCGTCGTGTCGTCGCTCTCGTCCGGCATCGCCCTGCTGACGTGCGCGGTCGTCCTGACCGGTTCCGGCGAGGCGTTCGCGACCACGCTGGAGCGCCTGAGGAAGATCGACGCGGCGGTCATCGTGTGCGAGATCGTCGTGCTCGCCCTGTTCACGGCCCTGGCGTTCCTCGGAGGCGAAACCGCGCGAGCGTCGGCCGAGCGGCTCGTGCAGGGCGATCTTGCCGCACCGTTTCTCGGCCTCGTGGTGGCGCTCGGGCTGCTCGTGCCGTTGATCTGCGAGGTGGTCGGCCGGAAGGACGCTCTGCGCGCCGCCGTGGCGGCGAGCGCGTTCGTGCTGGTCGGCGGGTTCTTCCTGCGCTGGTGCATTTCCGAGGCCGGCATGGCCGTCGATATCGCGGCGTCCGTCACGCGGGTGCTTGGGATACAATGA